From a region of the Borrelia maritima genome:
- a CDS encoding DUF5425 family lipoprotein yields the protein MNKKFTISLVSITLTFLLVLGCDLSSGASRNRIDGISDFKKKYIDDSNYKCLGKKESESENSQVKLDENNNNNRSYYSRVSNVSNYYDKTHVSCKRQ from the coding sequence ATGAACAAAAAATTTACTATTTCATTAGTATCTATAACATTAACCTTCTTATTAGTATTGGGTTGTGATTTATCTAGTGGTGCTTCTAGGAACAGAATAGATGGTATTTCTGATTTTAAAAAGAAATACATCGATGATTCTAATTACAAGTGTTTAGGCAAAAAAGAATCTGAATCTGAAAATTCTCAAGTTAAATTAGATGAGAATAATAACAATAATCGTTCTTATTATTCTAGAGTATCCAATGTTTCAAATTACTATGATAAAACTCATGTATCTTGTAAAAGGCAGTAA
- a CDS encoding virulence associated lipoprotein, which translates to MKYNIIAGLFIFLFLACNPDFNTNQKDMRYQSSKKGLKSNKKKLKPNSETTPNQEAPSNQKEDDVKKTKNTLIDDLRNLIEKAHSDNEKYKKKVDTVETQYGMLEAFKILIWDYSSSEKLCENTERSRRYRRRIYSILNTINDNELKNFSEIIEKSGHLQGIFNDLSTFGEIFDHTIDFLYPKKDTLEKLEIPNLEKLKNLFEQLLSTKTTVSEMMYKLLLDYQNDENDIKKDINKLKSHISELYNQTSKKRIEAKKLENDIYSMYQ; encoded by the coding sequence ATGAAATATAATATCATTGCGGGCTTATTTATTTTTCTATTTTTGGCTTGCAATCCAGATTTTAACACCAATCAAAAAGATATGAGGTATCAATCTAGCAAAAAAGGACTAAAATCTAACAAAAAAAAATTAAAGCCTAACTCAGAAACAACCCCTAATCAAGAAGCGCCCTCTAATCAAAAAGAAGACGATGTTAAAAAAACAAAAAACACGTTGATTGATGATTTAAGAAATTTAATAGAAAAAGCTCATTCGGATAATGAAAAATATAAGAAAAAAGTGGACACAGTCGAAACCCAATATGGGATGTTAGAAGCTTTTAAAATCTTGATTTGGGATTATTCATCATCAGAAAAACTATGCGAAAATACTGAAAGATCTAGAAGATATAGAAGACGTATTTACAGTATCTTAAATACTATTAATGATAATGAATTAAAGAACTTTTCAGAGATTATAGAGAAATCAGGCCACTTACAAGGCATATTTAATGACCTTAGCACATTTGGGGAAATTTTTGACCACACAATTGATTTCTTATACCCCAAAAAAGACACTCTAGAAAAATTAGAAATTCCAAATTTAGAAAAGCTTAAAAATTTATTTGAACAATTGTTGTCTACAAAAACAACTGTCTCAGAAATGATGTATAAACTTTTATTAGATTATCAAAATGATGAAAATGATATAAAAAAAGATATAAATAAGCTTAAATCTCATATATCCGAACTTTACAATCAAACCTCAAAAAAAAGAATAGAAGCCAAAAAGCTAGAAAATGACATATATTCAATGTATCAATAA
- a CDS encoding virulence associated lipoprotein: protein MKYNIITGLFVFLFLACNLDSNDNQKDMRYQSSKKGLKSNKKGFKSNQETPSNQKEGHNKKTKNTMLNDLLNLIEKAHADKEKYREKLEKEPKEQYGISAFTTLSWADLQGEKISANTERSKKYRKHVYSILNTIDDNELKNFSKIITSVGQIQFTFNTLNALGYTLENMISSLYSKKDSLKEIEISSLEKVKNLFEKLLSTTSIVSKMMRELLLDYQNDVNSIKTDINKLKSHTDKIFYQMAEKSKKTEELKNNIFSIINNLSESMY, encoded by the coding sequence ATGAAATATAACATCATTACAGGCTTATTTGTTTTTCTATTTTTAGCTTGCAATCTAGATTCTAACGACAATCAAAAAGATATGAGGTATCAATCTAGCAAAAAAGGACTAAAATCTAATAAAAAAGGATTTAAATCTAATCAAGAAACACCCTCTAATCAGAAAGAAGGCCATAATAAAAAAACAAAAAACACAATGCTTAATGATTTATTAAATTTAATAGAAAAAGCTCATGCAGATAAAGAAAAATATAGGGAAAAGTTGGAAAAAGAACCCAAAGAACAATACGGAATCTCAGCTTTCACAACCTTGAGTTGGGCAGATTTACAAGGCGAAAAGATATCCGCTAATACCGAAAGATCTAAAAAATATAGAAAACATGTTTACAGTATCTTAAATACTATTGATGATAATGAATTAAAAAACTTTTCAAAAATCATAACATCCGTAGGTCAAATACAATTCACATTTAACACTCTTAACGCACTTGGATACACTCTTGAAAACATGATTTCTAGCTTATATTCCAAAAAAGACAGCCTAAAAGAGATAGAAATTTCAAGCTTAGAAAAGGTTAAAAATTTATTTGAAAAATTATTATCCACAACATCAATTGTCTCAAAAATGATGCGCGAACTTTTATTAGATTATCAAAATGATGTAAATAGTATAAAAACAGATATAAATAAACTTAAATCTCATACGGACAAAATTTTCTATCAAATGGCAGAAAAAAGCAAAAAAACAGAAGAATTAAAAAATAACATATTTTCCATTATAAATAACCTTTCGGAGAGTATGTATTGA
- a CDS encoding plasmid maintenance protein translates to MQHKLIVLISTLDYINNKLNYPKKECYHIINQYFIEKKHLRFQKRVDNHFNNTPTKMLSKIHV, encoded by the coding sequence ATTCAACATAAATTAATAGTTCTTATCTCAACACTAGACTATATAAACAACAAACTTAATTATCCCAAAAAAGAATGTTACCATATTATAAATCAATACTTTATAGAAAAAAAACATTTAAGATTTCAAAAAAGAGTTGACAACCATTTTAACAACACGCCTACTAAAATGTTATCTAAAATACACGTATAA